CCGGTGCATTATCCCGGGTTATTGCGAAATTACTGGAATCCAAAGGATCGCAACCGAAAAATGAAAATAATGAAATTGAGTCTGAAAATCCTAATTTATGCTGTTTTGGCTTTGCTGATTTTGAATCAGGCCGTCGGTGCTGATGATAAACGCGATGCTGAAGAACTAATAAAAAGCAAGCTTGAAGCCGCGATTGCGGTCTTGCAGAAAAAAGAACTTGATAAGCAGCAAAAGAACAAAGAAATCATGGAGATCGTATCGCCGATCTGTGATTTTGAGCTGATGGCCAAGCTCAGCCTGGGGAAAAAGCACTGGCCGGGTTTGACGGAAGCGCAACAAAAGAGGTTTGCGGAAGCTTTTATCAAGCGTTTGAAGGAAACCTATCTTGAAAAACTGAATCTTTATACCGACGAGAAAATTACATATTTAGAGACCGTTGAGGTCAAGACAAAGGTACAGATTCCTACCGAACTGATTTCGAAAGGAAGTAAGATACAAATATTATACAAGCTTTATCAATCAGACCACAAGTGGAAAATCTATGATGTAGAGGTCGAGGGGGTCAGTATTATTTCAACCTATCGGTCGCAGTTTGACCAGGCTCTGACAACCGGAACGATTGACGACCTTGTATATAAACTCGAACATCCCGAAACTGAACCTCCAAAGCAGGCGCAGACCAAATAGCCTGCTTCAGGACCGAACAGGACGGAACCTTTTGCGGGGAATCTACCGCGGGGCGTTCTTTCCGTTCGGTGATGCAATCAAGATGAAACACCTTTATTTACTGCCAGAACGGTTTTTTGACCGCATCATCCTCGCGCGACCGAGACTCGTGTTCTTTTGTCTGCTGCTGTTGGTCGCTTTTCTCGGCTATATGGCCAAAGACTTCCGGCTGGACGCTTCGGCGGAAACGCTGGTCCTGCAAAATGACAAGGATCTGCGTTACTCGCGTATGATTGACGAGCGCTACGGAATACAAGACTTTTTGTTGTTGAGCTACACGCCTAAAGACGGCCTGTTTTCCGACAAGGTCTTGGCCGATTTGAAACGGCTGCGGGATGAATTGAAGCAGATGAAACGAGTGTCGAGCGTAGTTTCCATACTCGATGTCCCGCTGCTGGAAAGTCCGCCGGTGCCGGTCAAGGAACTGGCCGGCAACATCAGAACGCTCGAATCTGCGAACACCGACAAAAAGCTGGCTCGGATCGAGTTCGGCCAGAACCCCCTGTATCAAAATTTGCTGGTCAGTCCGGATCTGAAAACCACCGCTCTTCAGATCGTATTCCCGGCCGATGAGACCTACCAGAAGCTCTTGGCTCGTCGTAACCAGTTTCGGGAAAAACAGGCCACCGGGAAGCTTTCCGCCTCAGAAAGGGCAGAATTCAAAACAGTTTCCATGCAATTTCAGCAGCACCGTGATTTCATGAAGAAGAATCGGCATGAGGATATTGCCGCGATTCGTGCGATCATGAACAACTATCGTCAGGATGCCGAGCTTTTTTTGGGGGGCGTCAGCATGATTGCCGACGACCTGATCAGCTTTATCAAGAACGACTTGAAGGTCTTCGGTCTGGGCGTTTTGTTTTTTCTGATTTTGACCTTAAGCATTATTTTTCGAAAAAAGCGCTGGATTTTATTGCCGATGCTCTGCTGCGCTCTTTCGGTCACCGCCATGATGGGCCTGCTGGGATTATTCGACTGGGAGGTAACGGTAATCTCATCCAATTTCATTTCCCTGCAACTGATTATCACCATGTCGCTTACGATCCATCTGGTCGTGCGCTACCGCGAACTCCATTTTGACAATCCGGAGAAAGAGCATCGCCAACTGATCCTGGCTACCGTCTCTTCGATGCTGAAACCCTGCCTGTATGCCAGCCTGACGACCATTGCCGGGTTTGGTTCGCTGCTTTTTTGTGATATTCTGCCGGTCATAACCTTCGGATGGATGATGAGCGCCGGCATATCCGTTTCCATGGTGATGACCTTTCTTGTCTTTCCGTCCGTGTTGATGTTGATGCCCAAAAAAGAGCCGCCCCTCAGACGGAGCCCGCGTTTTGCCTTGACGGCCTTTTTTGCCCGATTTACTGAAAAGCACGGACTCCTGATCCTATCCATCAGCGCCATCATCCTCGCCGTCGGTGCCGTGGGAGTTTCGCGCCTGGAGGTTGAAAACAGCTTTATCGATTACTTCAAACACACCACCGAG
Above is a genomic segment from Candidatus Desulfatibia profunda containing:
- a CDS encoding ABC transporter substrate-binding protein — translated: MKIMKLSLKILIYAVLALLILNQAVGADDKRDAEELIKSKLEAAIAVLQKKELDKQQKNKEIMEIVSPICDFELMAKLSLGKKHWPGLTEAQQKRFAEAFIKRLKETYLEKLNLYTDEKITYLETVEVKTKVQIPTELISKGSKIQILYKLYQSDHKWKIYDVEVEGVSIISTYRSQFDQALTTGTIDDLVYKLEHPETEPPKQAQTK
- a CDS encoding RND family transporter, encoding MKHLYLLPERFFDRIILARPRLVFFCLLLLVAFLGYMAKDFRLDASAETLVLQNDKDLRYSRMIDERYGIQDFLLLSYTPKDGLFSDKVLADLKRLRDELKQMKRVSSVVSILDVPLLESPPVPVKELAGNIRTLESANTDKKLARIEFGQNPLYQNLLVSPDLKTTALQIVFPADETYQKLLARRNQFREKQATGKLSASERAEFKTVSMQFQQHRDFMKKNRHEDIAAIRAIMNNYRQDAELFLGGVSMIADDLISFIKNDLKVFGLGVLFFLILTLSIIFRKKRWILLPMLCCALSVTAMMGLLGLFDWEVTVISSNFISLQLIITMSLTIHLVVRYRELHFDNPEKEHRQLILATVSSMLKPCLYASLTTIAGFGSLLFCDILPVITFGWMMSAGISVSMVMTFLVFPSVLMLMPKKEPPLRRSPRFALTAFFARFTEKHGLLILSISAIILAVGAVGVSRLEVENSFIDYFKHTTEIYRGMKVIDQKLGGTTPLDIVVDLKEPQASVQAPVPEKEAESDEAFDKFDEFDAAQDEKKYWFTSYKMAQVKKIHQYIDSLPETGKILSLATILQVAEKLNDGKPLDNFKLALLYSQIPDKFKNLILDPYVSVEHNQVRFLARVRDSEKTLKRDRFLKKVSHDLTNRLEFKPEHVHLTGMLVLYNNMLQNLFGSQILTLGIVVLALMGMFLILFRSVLVSLIAIFPSLLSVGAVLGFMGWMNIPLDMMTITIASISVGIAVDDTIHYIHRFKHEIEIDRNYIQSMYRCHGSIGHAMYYTSVTIIIGFSILVLSNFIPSIYFGLLTGLAMLIALIAALTLLPQLIVVVKPFGPEGIKANGAH